In Maridesulfovibrio frigidus DSM 17176, a genomic segment contains:
- a CDS encoding glycoside hydrolase family 3 protein, with protein sequence MNKFKTVFFLLMIISLSSCGLKSVPAESADLDIMIGQMVMVGFRGMDAKPNSFIVRDITESKIGGVILFSKDCALNSTERNVFDYKQVKLLTSNLQNHADIPLLIAADQEGGLICRFAADRGFPTTYSAGELGNSGDLKASYKAGKTIGTTLRTVGVNVDFAPVVDVNRNAANPVISALQRSFSDDPIIVSEFAEAFIDGLHSENIISCLKHFPGHGSSAADSHKGFTDVTDSWSPDEIIPFSALINIKKADMIMTAHIFNSALDSKYPATLSRNVITGILRDDLGFEGVIITDDMQMQAVSGEYGFKEGVHKAVEAGADILLFGNNLIYEPGLGSKAVSILKELVSDGKISEQRIRQSYDRIMLLKQRLPLAEY encoded by the coding sequence GTGAATAAATTTAAAACTGTCTTTTTTTTGTTAATGATAATTTCTTTGTCCAGTTGTGGGCTGAAAAGCGTCCCTGCTGAGTCTGCTGATTTGGATATAATGATAGGGCAGATGGTTATGGTCGGTTTCAGGGGAATGGATGCTAAGCCTAACAGTTTTATTGTCAGGGATATTACTGAGTCTAAAATAGGTGGAGTTATTCTTTTTAGCAAAGATTGCGCACTAAATAGCACAGAGCGTAATGTGTTTGACTATAAGCAAGTGAAGTTGCTTACGTCTAATCTTCAGAATCATGCCGATATACCTCTTTTGATTGCTGCGGATCAAGAAGGCGGCCTCATTTGCAGATTTGCCGCAGATAGAGGTTTTCCCACAACTTATTCTGCGGGAGAACTCGGTAATAGCGGAGACTTGAAAGCTTCATATAAAGCAGGAAAGACCATCGGAACGACTCTTCGCACAGTTGGAGTTAATGTTGATTTTGCGCCTGTTGTTGATGTTAATCGCAATGCCGCTAATCCTGTTATTTCGGCCTTGCAACGCAGTTTTTCGGATGATCCGATAATTGTTTCCGAGTTTGCGGAAGCTTTTATTGACGGATTGCATTCTGAAAATATTATTTCCTGTCTGAAACATTTTCCCGGGCACGGTAGTTCGGCTGCCGATAGTCATAAAGGATTTACTGATGTTACGGATTCATGGTCACCAGACGAGATAATTCCATTCAGCGCACTGATCAATATTAAGAAGGCTGATATGATCATGACTGCGCATATATTCAATAGTGCTCTCGATTCAAAGTACCCCGCAACTCTTTCCAGAAATGTGATCACAGGAATTCTTCGTGATGATCTGGGTTTTGAAGGTGTCATTATTACTGATGATATGCAGATGCAGGCTGTAAGTGGAGAATACGGTTTTAAAGAGGGAGTACACAAGGCTGTTGAAGCTGGTGCGGATATTCTGCTTTTTGGTAACAACCTTATATATGAACCGGGACTTGGTTCAAAGGCTGTCTCTATATTAAAAGAATTAGTTTCTGACGGTAAAATTTCCGAGCAAAGGATCAGGCAGTCGTACGACCGTATAATGCTTTTAAAACAAAGATTGCCCTTAGCTGAATATTAG
- a CDS encoding D-sedoheptulose 7-phosphate isomerase → MSQSALQKVLDHARSGLEVREAFFEQDAQLVVEISRAMAVRLAQGSKILFCGNGGSAADCQHLAAELVNRFKLERPPLPGIALTTDTSIITSIGNDYSFDMIFEKQVAALGAPGDVLVGISTSGTSPNVINALNEAKRKQMITVGMTGFSSGEMLPICNHIISVPSKDTAIVQEVHIAVGHLFCELIDHFLFEAVSELEPFLAAE, encoded by the coding sequence ATGTCACAGTCTGCCCTGCAAAAAGTACTCGACCACGCTCGCTCAGGACTTGAAGTCCGTGAAGCTTTTTTTGAGCAGGATGCTCAGCTTGTTGTTGAAATATCAAGAGCAATGGCTGTTCGTCTCGCGCAAGGTTCCAAAATCCTTTTTTGTGGAAATGGAGGCAGCGCTGCGGACTGCCAGCACTTAGCAGCGGAACTCGTGAACAGGTTCAAACTGGAGCGCCCACCGCTCCCCGGCATAGCACTGACCACCGACACTTCAATAATCACATCAATCGGAAACGATTATTCATTTGATATGATATTCGAAAAACAGGTTGCAGCCCTAGGTGCCCCCGGAGACGTTCTTGTCGGTATCAGCACATCAGGAACAAGCCCCAACGTCATCAATGCACTAAATGAAGCCAAGCGCAAACAAATGATTACCGTCGGCATGACTGGCTTCAGTTCAGGCGAAATGCTGCCCATCTGCAACCACATCATAAGTGTTCCAAGCAAAGACACAGCCATCGTGCAGGAAGTTCATATTGCAGTGGGCCACCTTTTCTGTGAACTCATTGACCATTTCCTGTTTGAGGCAGTTTCAGAACTTGAGCCATTTCTGGCCGCTGAATAA
- a CDS encoding response regulator, which yields MRILVVEDNDACMVFLHETLTNIGGVSRVAIDSASTGEDGLQMYKTAESSDTPYELIFMDIMLPGIDGLQTLEEIRAYESNLQLTESQKVKVIMTTALDDSTKASRAFFQGGAISYMTKPITPGKILEEMKKFGFM from the coding sequence ATGAGAATCCTAGTAGTCGAAGATAACGATGCGTGCATGGTTTTTCTGCATGAAACGCTCACAAATATAGGTGGGGTAAGTCGCGTTGCCATCGACTCCGCTTCCACAGGCGAAGACGGGCTTCAAATGTACAAAACTGCTGAAAGTTCCGATACCCCTTACGAGCTCATCTTTATGGATATCATGTTGCCGGGCATTGATGGACTTCAAACTTTAGAAGAAATAAGAGCTTACGAGAGCAATTTACAGCTGACTGAAAGTCAAAAAGTAAAAGTCATTATGACCACAGCCCTTGATGATAGTACAAAAGCATCAAGAGCATTTTTCCAAGGTGGGGCCATTTCTTATATGACCAAGCCGATTACCCCTGGGAAAATCCTTGAAGAAATGAAAAAATTCGGATTCATGTAA
- a CDS encoding LysE family translocator produces the protein MDGLTLAFIPIVAILTITPGVDTMLVINNTLTRSTSDGLGSVAGVNLGLLVHAMASALGLSMILMNSAAAFELVKLAGALYIIYLGIQSLKRSRAKSTIYQAEPLKAKRKLTASVKEGFLTNVLNPKVAVFYLALLPQFISPTENIIEKSFILLMIHITMGVLWLGFIAIALGKMRHFITGDKFQKRLEAISGVVFIALGIKMAMSK, from the coding sequence GTGGATGGACTTACTCTGGCATTTATTCCCATTGTTGCGATTCTGACTATCACACCAGGGGTAGACACAATGCTTGTAATCAACAATACACTCACTCGCTCAACTTCAGATGGACTCGGCTCAGTAGCAGGAGTTAATCTAGGGCTATTAGTACATGCAATGGCCTCTGCTCTGGGCCTTTCTATGATCCTCATGAACTCAGCTGCAGCCTTTGAATTAGTTAAACTGGCTGGTGCACTTTACATAATATATCTAGGCATACAATCCCTGAAAAGAAGTAGAGCCAAGTCCACAATATATCAGGCTGAACCCCTTAAAGCGAAACGAAAACTCACAGCATCAGTTAAAGAAGGTTTTTTGACCAATGTTCTTAACCCTAAAGTTGCGGTATTCTACCTAGCTTTGCTTCCTCAATTTATATCTCCGACAGAGAACATCATTGAAAAGTCTTTTATCCTGCTAATGATTCACATCACTATGGGTGTGTTGTGGCTCGGGTTTATTGCCATTGCTCTTGGGAAAATGCGCCATTTTATAACTGGAGATAAATTTCAAAAAAGACTGGAAGCAATTTCCGGAGTCGTATTCATAGCCCTAGGTATAAAAATGGCGATGTCAAAATAG